One stretch of Tenacibaculum sp. MAR_2010_89 DNA includes these proteins:
- a CDS encoding GbsR/MarR family transcriptional regulator, with product MKLQEAKIKYIQTWGSLATSWGINKTMAQVHALLLVSSEPLSADDIMDMLKISRGNVNMNVRALIDWGIVRKEFVVGERKEFFVADKDIWELFKQVTKERKRREVEPVLKVLDELKNDIEEESDEATQFKKLMGDLSSVTNTVNGILDKAIKADEHWLLSSFTKMVKK from the coding sequence ATGAAATTACAAGAAGCTAAAATAAAATACATTCAAACTTGGGGAAGTTTAGCAACTAGTTGGGGCATAAATAAAACTATGGCACAAGTTCATGCTTTGTTGTTAGTTTCTTCAGAGCCACTATCAGCTGATGATATTATGGATATGCTTAAAATTTCAAGAGGTAATGTAAATATGAATGTGCGTGCATTAATTGATTGGGGGATTGTTCGTAAAGAATTTGTAGTAGGAGAGCGCAAAGAATTTTTTGTGGCTGATAAAGATATTTGGGAATTATTTAAACAAGTTACAAAAGAACGTAAAAGAAGAGAGGTAGAGCCTGTACTTAAAGTTTTAGATGAATTAAAGAATGATATAGAAGAGGAGTCAGATGAGGCGACACAGTTTAAAAAATTAATGGGAGATTTATCATCTGTAACAAATACTGTAAATGGAATTTTAGATAAAGCTATTAAAGCAGATGAACATTGGTTATTATCAAGTTTTACTAAAATGGTAAAGAAATAA